Sequence from the Drosophila subpulchrella strain 33 F10 #4 breed RU33 chromosome 3R, RU_Dsub_v1.1 Primary Assembly, whole genome shotgun sequence genome:
TCCTCTAGTATCTCCAACTTAAGttgtaatttttttagttCATCGTTAGTAGTTTTGGCTATAGCCGCATCCATTAGATTTTGCTACAAATGCAAGAAACAAGAACAAGGATAGAACGGGGCGGGCGAGCAGGAGCAGGAAGAGAGCGGGTTGGGTGGATGTGGTTCAGAAAATTAGTGGATCTATCAAAGCATATCTAGGGGGGCAGGTTAGTGCAACGAAAGCCAGGGGATCGTGAGTAAGGGAACAGCTGAATAGCGCACGGCAAGCGAGTTGCTTACGTGTCTCggttggtatttttttttttggtggagAAGGAGATAATAGAGGTGAGCTGACCCAGCACCAAAGTTGGAAACAAAAACATGCCCAGCTGGGCACATTCCATGCATTCTCAGATCGTATTATAAATAGGCATTTGGGGAACCGCCTTCACCAGCTGATCTTGTTGTCGCCGATTAGTTGCTCTTGAAGATATTCGAGAACGGCTTGAAAATATCAAACACGCTGCGTGTTTGCTAATGGATTGACAGATGGACAGAATAGACAGTTTGATAGAGATAGCCAAAGACCAAGTGCAAAATCGTAGAGTAACAAGTAACTCGAGACTAACCATTTCCACAATGCGCTCGTTGTGCTCCCTGGCCTGTTGCTGCACCTGGTCCTGGATCTGCTCGAACTCCACCTGCTCGTTCAGCACGCTGGAGGAGGTGCTGGTTCTGGATCCCGGCTGTCCATCGGTCAGATCGCGTGTCTTCGCTGTAAGCTCATCATTGCGCTGCTTCAACTTGATGAGAGCCGCCTCCATTCTGCAGGGTTATACACATTTGAAATAACACATgggtttatatttattatagagTTTACTTCTGGCTAGTTTCCACACTCTCCTTCATGTTTTCTGTCAGCAGCTTGGCCACTTTAGTCAAGTTGGTGTTTTCCGTACGCAGCGCTTCGTTTTCCTCCTCCATTGCATGTTGCTGTATCAGaaatgataaaaataaaataaagtgtGATCATTTAAATTTGTCATCTATTGAGCACATAATCAGGGTCTGTGATACATATTCAAGCTTTCTAAGTAGAAATTCGTGTGTCTTAAGGTAACTAGTGGGTTGATACGACGTAAGTAGCGTGATTATACGGTCTATTATCTTCCCCGCTTTAATTGATCTTATATCATCCCATCTTACCTGCTCCAACAGCTCTGCCATCTTTTCGTTGGCCTCGTATAACTGCAGCTCCACAGCACTAGTCATATTTTTAAGAGTCAGGAACTCATCGGCCAGGCGCTCCACAAGGTTGCTGGTTATGGGCACTCCTTCCGAATTGACATCGACCAGACTGTCCAGCTCTTGAGTGCCGATACTGTCGGCACTGTCTGTGCTGCCCGACTGCAGAATCTTAAAAAGCTTTCGTTTGAGTTCCACGGATCCCAGAACCGGACGCGGGCTTATTGCAGGTGTCTGATCCTGCTGCTTCTCGCGTATATGCTCCAGCTCGCTGGTGAGACTGGAAATGCCCATACATACTATAAGAAATTGATCTCCTTTCGTTGCAATCTTTTTACATACTTGTGTATCTGATCGACCTTCATTTTGTGCAGCTTATCCAAAGCATTTCGTTCGTTGAGAGCCTTGTTAAACTTTGCGCTCAGCTCCTTGATTTGGGTCTCGAAATCGgtctgctgctgttgcagggACTCCAAAGCCATGCAAACCTTCTCATGCTGAGCCTGCTGCTCTTCCTGTGTGGTTTTATCTGCAAAGGATAAAATAAGATTTGGTCttcgaaaaaataataaaataagaagATACACCTACGGGTTTCAATTTCCAGTTTTAAAGCCTTGTTCTCTTCCCTGAGGGCGATGTTATCTTCCAGCAAAGTGAACATATCGTGCTCCGGGTCCTGCTCATTGTAGTCCGGCTCCCTCACGCGACTCCGGCTGCGCGTCTTGGCCTCCTGCGTTCGGAACTTGGCCACCGGAATGCGTCCGCGTCTCTCCATCTCCCAAAGGTTTTATTGCCTGGAGGAATAAAATGTTCATATTTTTAGTGACTGACAATAAgaataacttaaaatttgcTTACGTTTCGCCTGCGCACAAGCCTTAAAGCCAAATCCTTAACCTCTTATGCTAAGCAATGCAAATGGAACTTAATGCTGCCATCACCAAATGATGAGTGTGTTTTGTTTGGATGTATTGGGTGTGGTAATGGGTATATGAAATGGAGGTGTTGTGTGCTGCATGCCTTGAAGGTGACGAATGGTTCCTGGGGGGATGAGGGCCCACATTGAAACGCCTTGGAGTTTTACTTTTcgattttattatttgctgTTTACAATTTCTTCTTGGTTTCTGTTTaatcttgccttgcccgcccCTTCTTGTCACCCTATTTTGCCCTGGGTGCCACATGTGTGTGCTTCTGCTGGATTTTGTGTTACATTCGCGTGGATTCTGCTGTTTGCCCTCCTCAATCTTCTGCTTCGACTGCTAAAAATGCAGGACACCAGTTTGCCTTGGTTAAATTTATACCAGAAGTTGGCCGAAAGCATTTGGAATGCCTGCCGAAAATTGCTACGAAACTAGTTAAAGTGCCGCGCCCACTGCTCGATTTAAgcttttaaatggtttagctTGGCTTTAGAAATATTTGCCTGTTAGTGCAGAAGCGTTTCATTTGCCTTCTTTGCTTGAGTTTTCTTTATCTTTTGTCAATTCTTAACTAGTTTAATTTAACTTGATTTTTGCCTTTGTTTTTAtgggttttcttttgtttcctTTGCTAATTACTTATGCGTACAATTTCCTTTGCTTTTGCcgtaaatcaattttatattttgtcaCTTGtagtgtaaaaataaaaaaacctaAAGTTTATACACAAAATTCTCGAGTTTAGTTCAACTCATTTTTTCGCTACTTTTGTTAGTGGCCTcgctttaaatattatatataatttttgagATTGAGTTGCTTTTCGTTTTCAATTTAGTTTTTAGCTTGTTTTCattcaattttataaaaataactaaTTGAAGGCGGCTTAGAGCtctttgtttttgcttttttctCTCGTTATATTGTTGTGTATGCTTCTATGCTtgattagttttttttaatatttttttttaatttggtttAAATAGCTATATAatgttttgtttatatttttgaaattaatATTAGTGtattttttctttcctttttaCAGCTAAATTTAAGATTTATCTTTGGATAATCATGCTTTGTGTGCTAAATACTTTACATGTCTTTAcgaattttataatttacatttttttagtaTACGTAcgtataatttttataaattaatattgttataatttatttatatatatttgtttaatatacgTGAAATTTCTGAGTCGAACAAGAAGCCTCAGAATCGAGATTGGAAATACGGTTCTGTTAGGAAGAGAGGGGTTAATTTGTCGTAATGTTTTGAGCAGTTTGCATTgaaaatacataaattaatGCTGATAATCGTTtaaaataatcaaataaaCAAAACGAATTCATAAAGCTTTGTACTGAAAggtaaaattaacaaaaattcGTTTAAAGTCTAGAAAAGTATGCTAAGCTACGCAGCTAGTTTTATAAATGATGTCCgctttaattttaatgtttaacgcaatactgtgggtTTACAAAAGTGAATAGTCCatgtgtaaataaaaataaatgtatttatatacCCAGCCTTAATTGGGTAACGCATTGTCAGAACTAAAATTCTTGAAAAAAGTTTTCGACATCGGAGATTCCGTTATACAtagtttttcaatttttttggattttcttttttattttttggataCGAGTAATGTGTAAATATGTTTATCTTTGTGTTGGATTATGACCAAGTCATCGAAAGGGAATCATCTTAGCTTTCATTTAAGGAACGTGTTGTGATACAAATGAAATGGATAATGTGTCTTGAGGGTTTTTTTCAAAGGAAATCTGTGTGCAAAAACAAAGAATTTTCGTTTTGACAGATGTATTCATCGTACAACATATAGGTGTATGGAATACTCGTTCACAGATCTACTTATCGTACAACAAATATGTGTTGGGGCGACACTTGGTCTATGTCACCCACTGTGGGTTGCAAGATTCACAAGCAAAATTTAAGGCTGATCGTTTGAGTAATGTTCTTGACTGGACACCTACGACCGCGCCTAGTCTAAGGATTGGGTTCAAACGATGTTGCTGTATGCTTCAGTTGATGGTTGGTAGTTTGCTTCGTTGTGGTGTTTGGTTTGGTTGCAATCGGTAGCTGCTGGTTGGTATTACTTCAACTACATCTCATCGATGAAGCCACGCAGCTTGTCGATTAACGGGCGTCGGTAAAGGGTCGAGTGCGCCATCTCTAGCTTATACCACTTGTCAAACGACTCCTTGGGGATCACCTCGCTCTCGTACAGCACGCTGAACGTACTGCAGATGGTCTCACTGGCGGCCATATCGTCCTCACCTTCGGTCATGAAGTGCTGCTGCAGGGAATCCACGGCTTCGTCTATGCAAGCGATCTCCAGCGCCTCCTGGGCGTCGATGCAGAGTCGCAGCAGTGGTGTGCATCGGCTGCGAAAGCTCTCCGTGTTCAGCTGCGGCGGCCTCGCGTTGCCGCCGCTCTTGTTCTTATGGGTATTTGTCATCACAGTCAGCGCGAAATCACAGCACAGGAACCTAGTGAGCTGCCTCACAAAGTTGTCGTTGATGGCCACATTGGTGTTTATGTAGTCGATGGCCATGTCGCAAGACAGGGCAAGCAGGTATCTAATCCGCTCTATGTGCTCCACCGACGACCGTGGCGTGGTGGGCGCCTTGGCTTTGGCATGTCCCTGACCCTGGCCGGGCCCGTTGTCCAGGAAGTAAAAGCTGTGCGCCTGCACAAACTCTCTATACTTGCGAGAATCGTTCCAGAACAGCTGCCCCCGATCCAGTTTGTAATCGTTGTGCCACAGCTTGCGGGCATAAGCGGCTCCGAACTCCTGCACAAAGTAGCTAACGAAGGCGTACACAAAGCGCTCCGTGAAGAACAAGTCATCTAACCAGCGCCGCTGCCAAACGTCCTTTAGGTCCAGTTTGCCCGAGTGAATAATCGGTCCCAGGAACTCGAACACATAACCCCAGCCGTTTGGCACGTCCACCAGCAGATCGGGGAAGTCGTCGCCGAAACGAGAGTACGCCTTTCCAAAGACTTCCTTGTCAACGGCTTCCTTGCCCATGAGGTAGGCAAACACATTGCCGCAGGCCTGACGATGCTGGCGCTTCACCATCGACTTATGCAGATACTCCATCAGAAGGTAGTGCAGAGTTTTCGTTTGCTGCGAGCCACTGTGCGAACGCCAAATGGCCAGCACCTCCGGTTGCCAATCGCGCGTGTTCAGTGCCTCTTCGACCATCTTAGTAACGAGCTCCTGGCATTGTTTGCTATTAAAACTGGCATCTGGTGACTGATCCACGTGACTCCTGTTACCACTGGCAGCCGTCATGGGTGTGCCCAAGGTCGGCTGAGGCTGCTGATACGGGGAAAATCTGTAGTTTTGGCCAGGTCGTTTTAGCAACGATGTGGGTGGAGGAACATTGGACGAGTTGACTGTCGACGAGCTGACCGGACGGTTGCCCTCATTGCGCCACTGGTAATGCGAAGGGTTTCCTAATTTGGCAAGTGTATTATCGCtggcgctgctgctgctaaaaCGCAGTTTGCTGGGATCAATGCTGAGTGTCTGGTTCTCGTGGTGCTGCTTGTTGGGCATCTTCTGCATGAAGTAGTTTCCGCCGTCGTGACCATGCTGGTGGTGATGCTTTTGCTGCTGGTGATGCATCGattgctggtgctggtgctggttcattccaccaccacctccacgCCCTCCGCCACTGCTGTGGTGCGACTGATCCTTGGA
This genomic interval carries:
- the LOC119563170 gene encoding shootin-1 isoform X1 produces the protein MERRGRIPVAKFRTQEAKTRSRSRVREPDYNEQDPEHDMFTLLEDNIALREENKALKLEIETHKTTQEEQQAQHEKVCMALESLQQQQTDFETQIKELSAKFNKALNERNALDKLHKMKVDQIHNLTSELEHIREKQQDQTPAISPRPVLGSVELKRKLFKILQSGSTDSADSIGTQELDSLVDVNSEGVPITSNLVERLADEFLTLKNMTSAVELQLYEANEKMAELLEQQHAMEEENEALRTENTNLTKVAKLLTENMKESVETSQKMEAALIKLKQRNDELTAKTRDLTDGQPGSRTSTSSSVLNEQVEFEQIQDQVQQQAREHNERIVEMQNLMDAAIAKTTNDELKKLQLKLEILEEQLRKAVTRADHAEEQLALYQQKSLAAPPPPPPPPPPPPPPKAGQLFPAGGLVAAGGAHGGGSLSDHIAGHSLRKGSGDKIIENVKHQVQAEAATGLDALMREFKSGGVTLRRRNRRKTGTSEALKEMFQVLEISQKQNRNSKICVDLHSARGVDL
- the LOC119563170 gene encoding synaptonemal complex protein 1 isoform X2; the encoded protein is MERRGRIPVAKFRTQEAKTRSRSRVREPDYNEQDPEHDMFTLLEDNIALREENKALKLEIETHKTTQEEQQAQHEKVCMALESLQQQQTDFETQIKELSAKFNKALNERNALDKLHKMKVDQIHNLTSELEHIREKQQDQTPAISPRPVLGSVELKRKLFKILQSGSTDSADSIGTQELDSLVDVNSEGVPITSNLVERLADEFLTLKNMTSAVELQLYEANEKMAELLEQQHAMEEENEALRTENTNLTKVAKLLTENMKESVETSQKMEAALIKLKQRNDELTAKTRDLTDGQPGSRTSTSSSVLNEQVEFEQIQDQVQQQAREHNERIVEMVLTL